From Spiroplasma eriocheiris, the proteins below share one genomic window:
- a CDS encoding MurR/RpiR family transcriptional regulator: MVNNNNKMKQFNILEFDRTKLTNVENAIFNFINENPNYFTTHTINEIAIKANVSVSGITRFVKKVGYHSLKLLQQYIYERNNFIKYNYSLSLNNELVGDINNNRIYYIYAINQTVDSLDHERINKVVDDIIKSRKVLLFGVGSSWIPCFELASNLNKIGIPAILSQDIHVHIANMSALTREDLIILISTSGTTNEIREIIRVSLANYLRVILITANEHSEFKNIIDNIIQFKTYDGDYKFNTMSAKVSELLIVDIIYSQLLKKYPGAERAVARAGEMVKPWRKLDKKS; this comes from the coding sequence ATGGTAAACAATAACAATAAAATGAAGCAATTCAATATTTTAGAATTTGATCGAACTAAATTAACAAATGTTGAAAACGCAATTTTTAATTTTATTAATGAAAATCCTAATTACTTTACAACGCATACAATTAATGAAATTGCTATCAAAGCAAATGTTTCTGTATCTGGGATTACCCGTTTTGTTAAAAAAGTTGGTTATCATTCCTTAAAATTATTACAGCAATATATTTATGAACGTAATAATTTTATTAAATATAATTATTCTTTATCCTTAAATAATGAACTAGTTGGTGATATTAATAATAACCGGATTTATTATATTTATGCAATTAACCAGACAGTTGATTCACTTGACCATGAGCGAATTAATAAAGTTGTTGATGATATTATTAAAAGCCGGAAAGTTTTATTATTTGGGGTTGGTTCATCTTGAATTCCTTGCTTTGAATTAGCCTCAAACTTAAATAAAATTGGCATTCCGGCAATTTTAAGCCAGGATATTCATGTCCATATTGCAAATATGTCAGCCTTAACCAGAGAGGATCTTATTATTTTAATTTCAACATCTGGAACAACAAATGAAATTCGGGAAATTATTCGGGTAAGTTTAGCTAATTATTTACGGGTTATTTTAATTACTGCTAATGAGCATAGTGAATTTAAAAATATTATTGATAATATTATCCAGTTCAAAACTTATGATGGTGATTATAAATTTAACACAATGTCAGCAAAAGTTTCCGAATTACTAATTGTTGATATTATTTATTCACAATTATTAAAAAAATATCCTGGGGCTGAACGTGCAGTCGCCAGAGCTGGTGAAATGGTTAAACCTTGGCGGAAACTGGATAAAAAATCTTAA
- a CDS encoding ABC transporter permease, with protein sequence MKNLFREATRGFLKKITQFIGLIFFVIAAMLTFTALFSSVFQVKNGVKDLARYSGTYQYEVKADGLFIDNNIFSTGEYNKLNRKFLSEFYDESKIDANKLTFNTIKSDLSNLQCTNDNQLCTWTTSPPYLNPTTGTASFTSLHKNYNENLQAAFLNYIILHPHDSGLDKIINNPDIQLDISYSLNYLFTFKSLINSEVQYYNISAVYKNPAQLFYDGDSWRSDNVFRAPFNTVYDADKNKLIQTIDQGSIYISRQYGDYNGIPIGGNLNLSSQNAGSENMIYKVNGWATKYSDIYPVLANMATLVQSSTTIDFKNGALLYGNANDFKNIEAVFPNGSETLTAYINISGGLTGASRIKLLSDALNNYFVSADDTITSFSNSFPGQVVMLTDASFIIDGSIAIACSIIIAIIIGFFIKKDIENQKRQIGVLKALGYQKYKLAFIFTCNIVFTMIIGCVLGWALSIPMQMYFTSSNIYSIGLPLTMFYFNPLIFTSAIIFAPVAFIILAFTIAFILLNRSALDLIYDLKSNNLSFKTRKVKKQHKKIWHLGLSFNIHLSFTFALKSLGKWIMVMVVLTFASFLLMFQLDAGVMAKNVVKNSFRYFKDDVKSYLITSYDQEDVTTETKGGTTYQWLSTQDEAVKFHPAKILNNGTTFNFPNPLLCFPALATPATYPIAPSVCGDFLNIIGDPNDSTPKSKISIENGKYPLLDSETLKAIVNYKVIANGTEVNGWDYLLNLLSSPWIQAILEKQGVTPDQIKEISQILITIRNLSSLTGGLYPKVYFGPYMVYNPQFDMPYTSKPARWGPYDNKNADNPVSDLFAVGLPSQQEFRDSYFNFESRHLSLQDVQNKVFGYTISSTPVGNDPQKAINEPIPTVLAKRVYESSHVNPGDVITVNVRVTNMIGYVPVNFKVIGSDDADISSGNLYTNENSLQIVMNQWINLLGKGVPFPTIPYHNSIATKIDNNGGTLQPYRILSAFSLKDDYDFTLWDTSGGTPKIDIGKAAALRANTKLINGFNKIWPFDTLREIFGKGMETVNDVLTVLESLTVIIVALILAVLISMVLDENKRIILTLKVLGYKVREIVFMVLGFYLLAVIIGYLLSYVVSELAWEIIINVLFQRSGMLLGLPFDLSVVGITIAVILIILGVAISLGLWRIKNNRLTNITIA encoded by the coding sequence ATGAAGAATTTATTTCGTGAAGCAACCCGGGGTTTTCTTAAAAAAATAACCCAGTTTATTGGTTTAATATTTTTTGTTATTGCAGCAATGTTAACCTTTACTGCATTATTTTCTTCTGTTTTTCAAGTTAAAAATGGGGTAAAAGATCTAGCTCGTTATAGTGGCACATACCAATATGAGGTAAAAGCGGATGGGTTATTTATTGATAATAATATTTTTTCAACGGGAGAATATAATAAACTCAACCGAAAATTTTTGAGTGAGTTTTATGATGAAAGTAAAATTGATGCTAATAAGTTAACATTTAATACAATTAAATCTGATTTAAGTAATTTACAATGTACCAATGATAATCAATTATGTACTTGAACAACTTCCCCACCATATTTAAACCCAACTACTGGAACAGCTTCTTTTACAAGTTTACATAAAAACTATAATGAGAACTTGCAAGCGGCCTTTCTAAACTATATTATTTTACATCCTCATGACAGTGGTTTAGATAAAATTATTAATAATCCTGATATTCAATTAGATATTAGCTACTCTTTAAATTATCTATTTACTTTTAAAAGTTTAATTAACAGTGAAGTTCAGTATTATAATATCTCGGCGGTCTATAAAAATCCTGCTCAGTTATTTTATGATGGGGATAGTTGGCGAAGTGATAATGTTTTTCGAGCACCCTTTAATACTGTTTATGATGCTGATAAAAATAAATTAATTCAAACAATTGACCAGGGCTCAATTTATATTTCCCGTCAATATGGTGATTATAATGGCATTCCAATCGGGGGTAATTTAAACTTATCTTCCCAAAATGCGGGTAGTGAAAATATGATTTACAAAGTCAACGGGTGAGCAACTAAATATAGTGATATTTATCCGGTTTTGGCTAATATGGCAACCCTTGTTCAAAGTAGCACTACAATTGATTTTAAAAACGGTGCATTATTATATGGGAATGCTAATGATTTTAAAAATATTGAAGCAGTTTTTCCAAACGGTTCGGAAACTTTAACTGCTTATATTAATATTAGTGGTGGGTTAACCGGAGCAAGTCGTATTAAGCTCTTGAGTGACGCTTTAAATAATTATTTTGTGTCCGCCGATGATACAATTACTAGTTTTTCGAATTCATTTCCTGGCCAAGTGGTAATGCTAACAGATGCTAGTTTCATTATTGATGGTTCAATTGCGATTGCTTGTTCAATTATTATTGCAATTATTATTGGTTTCTTTATCAAAAAAGATATTGAGAATCAAAAACGGCAAATTGGTGTTTTAAAAGCATTAGGATATCAGAAATATAAATTAGCTTTTATCTTTACTTGCAACATTGTTTTTACAATGATTATTGGTTGTGTGTTGGGATGAGCATTAAGTATTCCAATGCAAATGTACTTTACTAGTTCAAACATTTATTCAATTGGGTTACCATTAACAATGTTTTATTTTAACCCCTTAATTTTTACCAGCGCAATTATTTTTGCCCCCGTTGCTTTTATTATTTTGGCTTTTACAATTGCCTTTATTTTATTAAATCGCAGTGCACTTGATTTAATCTATGATTTAAAAAGTAATAATTTAAGTTTTAAAACTCGCAAAGTTAAAAAACAACATAAAAAAATTTGACATTTAGGATTATCTTTTAACATTCACTTATCGTTTACTTTTGCTCTAAAATCATTAGGAAAATGAATAATGGTAATGGTTGTTTTAACATTTGCTTCATTTTTATTAATGTTCCAGCTTGACGCAGGCGTAATGGCAAAGAATGTTGTTAAAAATTCTTTCCGCTATTTTAAAGATGATGTGAAATCATATTTAATAACAAGTTATGACCAAGAAGATGTTACTACTGAAACAAAAGGTGGGACGACTTATCAGTGGTTATCAACCCAAGATGAAGCAGTAAAATTTCATCCGGCAAAAATTTTAAATAATGGAACGACTTTTAATTTTCCTAATCCGCTGTTATGTTTTCCGGCCTTAGCTACCCCGGCTACTTATCCGATTGCTCCTTCAGTATGTGGGGACTTCTTAAATATTATTGGTGATCCAAATGATTCCACTCCAAAAAGTAAAATTAGTATTGAAAATGGTAAGTATCCATTATTAGATTCGGAAACTTTGAAAGCAATTGTTAATTATAAAGTGATTGCCAATGGGACCGAAGTTAATGGATGAGATTATTTACTAAATTTATTATCAAGTCCGTGAATCCAAGCTATTTTAGAAAAACAAGGGGTAACTCCTGACCAAATTAAAGAAATTAGTCAAATTTTAATTACAATCCGAAATCTAAGTAGTTTGACTGGAGGATTGTATCCAAAAGTATATTTTGGTCCTTACATGGTTTATAATCCGCAGTTTGATATGCCCTATACTTCAAAACCAGCACGGTGAGGACCTTATGATAATAAAAATGCTGATAACCCCGTTAGTGATTTGTTTGCAGTAGGATTACCATCCCAACAAGAATTCCGTGATAGTTACTTTAATTTTGAATCTCGGCATTTAAGTTTACAAGATGTGCAGAATAAGGTTTTTGGTTATACAATTTCTTCTACGCCTGTTGGTAATGATCCCCAAAAAGCAATTAACGAACCAATTCCGACTGTCCTCGCGAAACGGGTTTATGAATCATCGCATGTGAACCCCGGGGATGTAATTACCGTTAATGTTCGTGTAACTAATATGATTGGTTATGTGCCAGTTAATTTTAAAGTAATTGGTAGTGATGATGCTGATATTAGTTCTGGTAATTTATATACCAATGAGAATTCTTTACAAATTGTAATGAACCAGTGAATAAATTTATTGGGGAAAGGTGTTCCGTTTCCCACAATCCCTTATCATAATTCAATTGCGACAAAGATTGATAATAACGGAGGAACATTACAACCATATCGAATTTTATCGGCCTTTTCACTAAAAGATGATTATGATTTTACTTTATGAGATACTAGTGGGGGAACTCCTAAAATTGATATTGGGAAGGCCGCAGCATTAAGAGCAAATACCAAGTTAATTAATGGGTTCAATAAAATCTGACCATTTGACACCTTACGGGAAATTTTTGGGAAGGGAATGGAAACGGTTAATGATGTCTTAACAGTTTTGGAAAGCTTAACAGTTATTATTGTAGCCTTGATTCTGGCGGTGCTAATTAGTATGGTGTTAGATGAAAATAAACGGATTATTCTAACTTTAAAAGTTTTAGGATATAAAGTTCGTGAAATTGTCTTTATGGTGCTAGGATTTTATTTATTAGCAGTTATAATTGGTTATTTATTAAGTTATGTTGTTTCCGAACTAGCATGAGAAATTATTATTAATGTCTTGTTCCAAAGAAGTGGAATGCTCTTGGGCTTACCATTTGATTTATCTGTAGTTGGAATTACTATTGCCGTTATCTTAATTATTTTAGGTGTCGCAATAAGCTTAGGATTATGAAGAATTAAAAATAACCGGTTAACAAATATTACCATTGCGTAA
- a CDS encoding ABC transporter permease, protein MLLFWQTFKNMLKEKTQILIFVILVILSTLLLSVSWIVNERLTDAYRFMGQGTFNYDYLLNYNSKKKNTHNVETITPWFAFDNEYHMITDKAGETKTLPFLGLGDNHALKKINPDNIKIIISGGQVSSIEINDPTNPLKFTNNGLYNFNVDNDNFRKSLIGSFYNPNTKQFSNSDVITYFMENFVKSDISKNTINLLVTYANHVGITNDDSANRQKIADFINPTTGNVWLKDINYSKGTPPQDIPNQADILNEIYAKGLDGNFSMLYKTDNSQLLNSVKMYYSPTITNNSEPGFNYNINNATFTVNDFYNSKNTNADFKNNLWNGKEYGPYAFTSSYYQLVGDATNFAIQMREQYEYWDLASNVKFKVINWQQLLDYGQLKIISKYSKFDINDPTNSVYVIITPQYAKNHNLSLGDQLTIGQNTGFFVGAIGGDVANIYPTIYNTDVFPDSETDSVVYVSPQVFRLQNNIAPDLDIEEDSTAFLSYQGPNQKLADLERFKTYLASDYLSLNTPTNKNAPILNRDDTKLIYVRYSLLGTSIKIYRAVSITLVVIFLLILIFTLVILIKKIINQEKVENGILKANGYTGMHIAGSYLVYSIFVTLVGVPLGWLIGVALQYPIMVVFNKYFVIPSVFSFNPIPLAICFGLILIVTVSAIFFTAARQLSISPLDLLNPNKNIHPNKWIEKITSRVHFKHFNNKFRFIIMAISLKKIGWFFLTFFVASLSLTFAILIPTSINKVSDDYYRNLAYENEYGYNNVVGNIPFSRYQLYDWNGPQASQDPIYPLENNSLITKYFYKSGNWLTTNDVLATNPGKYAIDINNMIVFNFMAGKGASLSIGAFYDLYQRSGQNRDIENQINTLVCTTLPMAFGKQPITPTDPNVIDRWTYCVQHATDGMLPGKIKNMWLKNELAKEQFNFTFGTSTYNHQDEDLYTGFNSQIKNNIDLFTYGINANNKTIVFPNQSLKRQLAESATLNINKNKDALIPMVINEVVQKKYGIKPGDIFPANVESNTLQFCYTPNTCVPVNQLAWSYEPPSGFNNNQTDPFKMNLTKLTVGSSSINRFGFSDQSGTPQDYYNLANFTLRLPKPPTGVFMAPSVSETTGKKLPGLLDTNPDPAIYPDQKVVEDDGAYIKIHPFASRYDREINGLGDLTTGFPTNWYREAFKQGLLKIGVTKKQVFYNVIGLQESYDIPRAYINQQVANQILGYPTTTANLYPQDQKNNPLSWFNGKFSKYPDQVDQTGRYNLSSSNSAYSMIDFMNGSMGAAIGKTDYLIIKNQVIEKLAVISTILSALFVVITIMAAIIIIYIMTESFVNSFLKFIAVMKSLGYSNWEVNSLTLGIFTPFVAIAWGVGVGIMWLIVKLGMYGFSMTSSVIIPLGFPWLIIPITFFFIVAIYAVTYWISTYKIKHMSIQEQINANEI, encoded by the coding sequence ATGTTATTGTTTTGACAAACATTTAAGAATATGTTGAAGGAAAAAACTCAAATTTTAATATTTGTAATTTTAGTTATTCTTTCAACATTGTTATTATCTGTTTCTTGAATTGTCAATGAACGGTTAACAGATGCTTATCGTTTTATGGGGCAAGGAACTTTTAACTATGACTATCTTTTAAATTATAATAGTAAGAAAAAAAATACTCATAATGTTGAAACAATTACTCCTTGGTTTGCTTTTGATAATGAGTACCATATGATTACGGATAAGGCGGGCGAAACAAAAACCTTACCCTTTTTAGGTTTGGGAGACAACCACGCCTTGAAAAAAATTAATCCCGATAATATTAAAATTATTATTAGTGGTGGACAAGTTAGTAGTATTGAAATTAATGATCCCACTAACCCTTTAAAATTTACCAATAATGGTTTGTATAATTTTAATGTTGATAATGATAATTTTCGTAAATCATTAATTGGTAGTTTTTATAATCCTAATACAAAACAATTTTCTAATAGTGATGTTATTACTTATTTTATGGAAAATTTTGTCAAGAGTGATATTTCAAAAAATACTATTAATTTATTAGTGACTTATGCTAACCATGTGGGAATTACTAATGATGATAGTGCAAATCGTCAAAAAATTGCTGATTTTATTAATCCAACGACCGGAAATGTTTGGTTGAAAGATATTAATTATAGTAAAGGAACTCCCCCTCAAGATATTCCTAACCAAGCTGATATTTTAAATGAGATCTATGCTAAAGGTTTAGATGGTAATTTTAGTATGTTATATAAAACTGATAATTCGCAATTATTAAATTCAGTTAAAATGTATTATTCACCAACAATTACTAATAATTCAGAACCAGGTTTTAACTACAATATTAATAATGCTACTTTTACTGTTAATGATTTTTATAATTCAAAAAATACGAATGCTGATTTTAAAAATAATCTATGGAATGGAAAGGAATATGGACCTTATGCTTTTACAAGTAGTTATTATCAGTTAGTTGGAGATGCGACAAATTTTGCAATTCAAATGCGTGAGCAATATGAATATTGAGATTTAGCTTCAAATGTTAAATTTAAAGTTATTAATTGGCAACAATTATTAGATTATGGGCAATTAAAAATTATTAGTAAATATAGTAAATTTGATATTAATGATCCAACTAATTCAGTATATGTTATTATTACTCCTCAGTATGCTAAAAACCATAATTTAAGTTTAGGAGATCAGTTAACAATTGGACAAAATACTGGTTTTTTTGTGGGGGCCATCGGGGGAGATGTGGCCAATATTTATCCAACAATTTATAATACTGATGTTTTTCCTGATTCAGAAACAGATTCTGTGGTATATGTTTCACCACAAGTATTTCGTTTGCAAAATAATATTGCTCCTGATCTAGACATTGAAGAAGATAGTACAGCGTTTTTATCTTATCAAGGTCCAAACCAAAAATTAGCTGATTTAGAACGCTTTAAAACATATTTGGCAAGTGATTATTTATCATTAAACACCCCAACTAATAAAAATGCCCCTATTTTAAACCGTGATGATACAAAATTAATTTATGTTCGTTACTCATTACTAGGAACTTCAATTAAAATTTATCGTGCGGTAAGTATTACTTTAGTTGTTATTTTCTTACTAATTTTAATTTTTACGCTAGTTATTTTAATTAAAAAAATTATTAACCAGGAAAAAGTTGAGAATGGAATTTTAAAAGCCAATGGTTATACCGGAATGCATATTGCTGGTTCTTATTTAGTATATTCAATTTTTGTTACCCTAGTCGGAGTACCATTAGGATGATTAATTGGAGTCGCGTTACAGTATCCTATTATGGTAGTTTTTAATAAATATTTTGTCATCCCAAGTGTGTTTTCTTTTAATCCAATTCCATTAGCAATTTGCTTTGGCTTAATTTTAATCGTGACTGTCAGTGCAATTTTCTTTACTGCTGCTCGGCAATTATCAATTAGTCCGTTAGATTTATTAAATCCAAATAAGAACATTCATCCTAACAAATGAATTGAAAAAATTACTAGCCGCGTTCATTTTAAACATTTTAATAATAAATTCCGTTTTATTATTATGGCAATTTCCTTGAAAAAAATTGGGTGGTTCTTTTTAACTTTCTTTGTTGCTAGTTTATCACTAACTTTTGCGATTTTAATTCCGACTTCAATTAATAAGGTGAGTGATGATTATTATCGGAATTTAGCTTATGAAAATGAGTATGGTTATAATAATGTTGTTGGAAATATTCCGTTTTCTCGTTATCAATTATATGATTGGAATGGTCCACAAGCTTCACAAGATCCAATCTATCCATTGGAAAATAATTCATTAATTACAAAATACTTTTATAAAAGTGGTAATTGATTAACAACCAATGATGTGTTAGCTACTAATCCGGGAAAATATGCAATTGATATTAATAATATGATAGTATTTAACTTTATGGCCGGAAAGGGAGCTAGTTTATCAATTGGAGCCTTTTATGATCTATACCAGCGCTCAGGGCAAAACCGGGATATTGAAAATCAAATCAATACATTAGTATGTACGACCTTACCAATGGCTTTTGGGAAACAACCAATTACCCCAACTGATCCAAATGTCATTGACCGTTGAACTTATTGTGTGCAGCATGCTACTGATGGGATGCTACCTGGTAAAATTAAAAATATGTGATTAAAAAATGAATTAGCAAAAGAACAGTTTAATTTTACTTTTGGTACTTCAACTTATAATCACCAGGATGAAGATTTATATACTGGCTTCAATTCACAAATTAAAAATAATATTGATTTATTTACTTATGGAATTAATGCTAATAATAAAACTATTGTGTTTCCTAACCAGAGTTTAAAACGCCAATTAGCAGAAAGTGCTACATTAAATATTAATAAAAATAAGGATGCCTTAATTCCGATGGTAATTAATGAAGTTGTCCAAAAAAAATATGGTATTAAACCAGGTGATATTTTTCCCGCTAATGTCGAAAGTAATACGTTGCAATTTTGTTATACTCCTAATACATGTGTTCCAGTTAATCAATTAGCTTGGAGCTATGAGCCTCCGAGTGGTTTTAATAATAATCAAACTGATCCTTTTAAAATGAATTTAACAAAATTAACTGTTGGTTCTAGTTCAATTAACCGTTTTGGTTTTAGTGATCAGTCAGGAACTCCACAAGATTACTATAATTTAGCTAATTTTACTTTAAGATTACCAAAACCACCAACTGGTGTATTTATGGCTCCAAGTGTTAGTGAAACAACGGGTAAAAAATTGCCAGGTTTATTAGATACTAACCCCGATCCTGCAATTTACCCCGACCAAAAAGTTGTTGAAGATGATGGTGCTTATATTAAAATTCATCCGTTTGCCTCTCGTTATGACCGTGAAATTAATGGACTTGGTGATTTAACAACCGGTTTTCCGACAAATTGATATCGCGAAGCATTTAAACAGGGACTATTAAAAATTGGTGTTACTAAAAAACAAGTATTTTATAATGTTATTGGTTTACAAGAATCATATGATATTCCTCGGGCATATATTAATCAACAGGTAGCAAATCAAATTCTTGGTTATCCAACAACAACTGCTAATTTATATCCTCAAGATCAAAAAAATAATCCGTTATCATGATTTAATGGAAAATTTAGTAAATATCCCGATCAAGTTGACCAGACTGGACGATATAATTTATCATCTTCAAATAGTGCCTATTCAATGATTGATTTTATGAATGGTTCAATGGGAGCGGCAATTGGAAAAACAGATTATCTAATTATTAAAAATCAAGTTATTGAAAAATTAGCTGTTATTTCAACAATTCTTTCAGCCTTATTTGTGGTAATTACCATTATGGCAGCCATTATTATTATTTATATTATGACTGAATCATTTGTTAATAGTTTCTTGAAATTTATAGCGGTAATGAAGTCATTAGGATACTCTAACTGAGAAGTTAATAGTTTGACGCTAGGAATTTTCACACCATTTGTAGCGATTGCTTGGGGAGTCGGGGTTGGAATTATGTGATTAATTGTTAAGTTAGGAATGTATGGTTTTTCAATGACAAGTTCAGTTATTATTCCCCTAGGGTTCCCATGGTTAATTATTCCAATTACATTCTTCTTTATAGTTGCTATTTATGCTGTGACTTATTGAATTTCAACTTATAAAATTAAACATATGAGTATTCAAGAACAAATTAATGCTAACGAAATATAA
- a CDS encoding PTS transporter subunit EIIC → MQYLQKLGKALQFPIVVLPIAALMLRIGGIMTDSSINSALTQNGNLSGLWYIGSILSAIGNAAVGNLAPLFAVGLGFGMSKDFRGEAALVALFGWFALTGLMGVIPQWYYNNVLLGNAPIGNFGNGEQWAVQHSRILYVFDFSQKLPGGYGAKYNIDMGVFGGILSGCCVALIYNRYQDVKLPAALGFFSGRRFVPMVTALFFLGGSFVVAAIWPWFQLVLQYLGYGLGAIPPLGAFFYGIFNRLLIPFGLHQVLNTYLWFQQPISGHLMTLEGFALWRIVDGTLQWAQYTLTPDGHLAAITGWNDTGITTTINGDINAFLGKMYANSEFGLAGGSGIFQAGFFPMMMFGLPAACAAMILSIENKTKRAEIAGILGSAAGVSFLTGVTEPIEFSFIFLAPLLLGIHAFLTGAFAALTVGMGIRSGFGFSAGFVDWAISIKTSWDMSTISGALQNSAYKVIGNPLMILPIGIIQGAAYFFSFKYLIKKLNLVTPGREDEAAEIAKKLGKVVKTHAEKKLAKQEAKMATATVGSQAASVSAGTAPVNASGEITRIDLAKDPQGSTKMAQIIYDAIGHDNLVKVDNCMTRLRLTVEDNTKVDVDTIKKTGVPGVVLTAKNKGLHVIVGVYVESVSKELSRISGK, encoded by the coding sequence ATGCAATATTTGCAAAAATTAGGAAAAGCCTTGCAATTCCCAATTGTTGTATTGCCGATTGCTGCTTTAATGTTGCGGATTGGTGGAATTATGACTGACTCAAGTATTAATTCCGCATTGACCCAAAATGGTAACTTATCAGGGTTATGATACATTGGATCAATTCTATCCGCCATTGGGAATGCTGCAGTTGGTAATTTAGCACCCTTATTCGCAGTTGGGCTAGGATTTGGGATGTCAAAAGACTTCCGGGGTGAAGCAGCGTTAGTTGCTTTATTTGGTTGATTTGCGCTAACTGGCTTAATGGGCGTTATTCCCCAATGATACTATAACAATGTATTATTAGGAAATGCTCCAATTGGGAACTTTGGAAATGGTGAACAATGAGCAGTGCAACACTCACGGATTTTATATGTCTTTGACTTTAGTCAAAAACTACCTGGTGGTTATGGGGCTAAATATAACATTGACATGGGAGTCTTTGGTGGTATTTTATCAGGTTGTTGTGTAGCGTTAATTTATAACCGTTACCAAGATGTTAAATTACCAGCTGCTTTAGGGTTCTTTTCAGGAAGAAGATTTGTACCAATGGTAACAGCCTTATTCTTCTTAGGGGGATCATTTGTTGTAGCCGCAATTTGACCATGATTCCAATTAGTTCTTCAATATTTAGGATATGGTTTAGGAGCGATTCCACCTCTGGGAGCGTTCTTCTATGGAATTTTTAACCGTTTATTAATTCCATTTGGATTACACCAAGTTTTAAACACATACTTATGGTTCCAACAACCAATTTCAGGGCACTTAATGACTTTAGAAGGATTTGCCTTATGAAGAATTGTAGATGGAACATTGCAATGAGCACAATATACCTTAACACCTGATGGTCACTTAGCAGCAATTACTGGTTGAAATGACACAGGTATTACAACAACTATTAATGGGGATATTAATGCCTTTTTAGGAAAAATGTATGCTAACTCGGAATTTGGATTAGCGGGGGGAAGTGGTATCTTCCAAGCAGGATTCTTCCCAATGATGATGTTTGGTTTACCAGCAGCCTGTGCGGCAATGATTTTATCAATTGAAAATAAAACTAAACGTGCCGAAATTGCCGGAATTTTAGGTTCAGCGGCCGGAGTTTCATTCTTAACGGGGGTTACTGAACCAATTGAATTCTCATTTATTTTCTTAGCACCATTATTATTAGGAATTCACGCCTTTTTAACAGGGGCATTCGCAGCGTTAACAGTTGGAATGGGAATTCGTTCAGGATTTGGATTTAGTGCCGGATTTGTTGACTGAGCAATTTCAATTAAAACATCATGAGATATGTCAACAATTTCAGGAGCACTTCAAAACAGTGCCTATAAAGTAATTGGTAACCCATTAATGATTTTACCAATTGGAATTATCCAAGGGGCTGCTTACTTCTTTAGTTTCAAATACTTAATTAAAAAATTAAACTTAGTTACTCCAGGACGTGAAGACGAAGCGGCTGAAATTGCTAAAAAATTAGGCAAAGTTGTGAAAACACATGCTGAAAAAAAATTAGCAAAACAAGAAGCTAAAATGGCAACTGCGACAGTTGGCAGTCAAGCCGCATCAGTATCAGCCGGAACAGCGCCAGTTAATGCTAGCGGAGAAATTACTCGTATTGACTTAGCAAAAGATCCGCAAGGTTCTACAAAAATGGCCCAAATTATTTATGATGCAATTGGACATGATAATTTAGTTAAAGTGGATAACTGTATGACAAGATTACGTTTAACTGTTGAAGATAATACGAAAGTTGATGTTGATACAATTAAAAAAACCGGAGTTCCAGGGGTTGTTTTAACTGCTAAAAATAAAGGTCTCCATGTTATTGTGGGGGTTTATGTTGAATCAGTTTCAAAAGAACTATCAAGAATTTCAGGTAAATAA
- a CDS encoding winged helix-turn-helix transcriptional regulator, with product MLERCEINTKTCCALVCNCDFNCCDEDITTINNFINIIKQKWAIKIINVLNKQQTGFNELHNILKDCTKKVLTESLNNLIAQNVVEKRVIIKNNVHYSEYNLTQAGSELVNLLFDIKKFSCAYLNK from the coding sequence ATGTTAGAGCGGTGTGAAATTAACACAAAAACTTGTTGTGCGCTAGTTTGTAATTGTGATTTTAATTGTTGTGATGAAGATATTACAACCATTAATAATTTTATCAATATTATTAAGCAAAAATGAGCCATTAAAATTATCAATGTTTTAAATAAACAACAAACAGGTTTTAATGAATTGCATAATATTTTAAAAGATTGTACAAAAAAAGTTTTGACCGAATCTTTAAATAATTTAATTGCTCAAAATGTTGTTGAAAAACGAGTGATTATTAAAAATAATGTCCATTATTCTGAGTATAATCTTACCCAAGCGGGATCAGAATTAGTTAATTTATTATTTGATATTAAAAAATTTAGTTGTGCTTATTTAAACAAATAA